Sequence from the Saccharopolyspora pogona genome:
CCAGCAGGCAGTTCTCGATCTCGCCCGCGCCGATCTTGTAGCCGCCGCTCTTGATGATGTCGGTGGCCTTGCGGCCGACGATCCGGATGTAGCCGTCCGGCGCGCGGGTGGCCACGTCACCGGTGCGGAACCAGCCTTCGACGAACGCCGCGTCGGTGGCGTCCGGCCGGTTGAGGTAGCCGCTGAACAGGTTCGAGCCGCGCACCAGGATCTCGCCGACGGTCTCGTCGTCGCTGGCGATGATCTCCTCGCCCTGCTCGTCGACGAGTTTGAGCTCGACCCCGGCGAACGGGCGCCCCACGTAGCCGGGCCGGCGGTCGCCGTCGGCGCGCACGCCGCAGTTCATGATCGTCTCGCTCATGCCGTAGCGCTCCACGACCCGCTGCCCGGTGAGGCGCTCGATGCGCTCGTGCTCGACCGCGGGCAGCGCCGCGGAACCGGAGACCAGCAGCCGCGCCTTGCCGACCGACCGCGCGATCTGCGGGTCGCGCTCGGCGTCCTCGGCCAGCCGGTGGTACATGGTCGGCACGCCGAACATCATCGTCGCGGGCCCGGCGAGCTCTTCGGCCACGGCGGCGGACGAGAACTTGCCCAGGTGGTGGACCGTCCCGCCGAGCCGCACCGGGCCGAGCGTGCCGAGGATCAGCCCGTGCACGTGGAACAACGGCAGGGCGTGCACCAGCACGTCGCGTTCGGTCCACTCCCAGGCCTCGGCCAGCGCGTCGAGGTTGGCGCGGATCGCGCGGCGGGGCAGCACCACGCCCTTCGGCGGCCCGGTGGTGCCCGAGGTGTAGACGATCAGCGCGGGGTCGTCCTCGCCGGCCTCCGACGGCAGCTCACCGCCGCGGACGCCCAGGTCAACCTCGTGCACCGGCACGTCGCCGAGCCCCTCCGGGCGCTGGAAACCGGGCGGGGCCAGCAGGAGTTCCGGCTTGCTGTCGCCGAGGATGTGCGCGAGCTCCCGCTCCCCCACCTTGGGGTTGATCGGCACCACCGCGACGCCCGCGCTCAGCCCGCCGATTACGGCGGCGCAGGTCTCCGGCGTGGCGGTCGCCCAAACCGCGATCCGCTTCGCCGTTCCGACCCGCTCGGCGATCGCGGCGGCCACCTCCGACAGCTCCCGGTAGTTCAGCGCGCGCGGCCCGAACCGCAGCGCCTCCTTCTCGTCGGGCTTTCGCAACTTGGGGAACAGCACCTGCGCCGCGCCGGCCATGACCACCTCCACGCTCCTCAATGTCCCGCCCGCAGACCTGCGATGTCCGGCGAGCCGGAAGCCGACAGTGGTCCACTGGCTCGACCACTTTGGCGCCGATCTCGACGCCGCGTCAAGGAAGTGTGGCAAAATTGGCTCATCCACTCGGCCAGATGGTTCGGTGTTAGCCTTCTCACCATTGATTCTGCCTGGAGGAACCCGGTGCCCGAAGCCCTGCGCCCACTCGCCCGCCCCCGCCTGTACGAGCAGGTGGTGCAGCGGCTGCGGGAGCACGTGGCTGATTCCGGCCTGCGCGTCGGCGACCGGCTACCGCCGGAGCGGGAGCTCGCGGAGCGGCTCGGCGTCAGCCGGGCGTCGGTCAAGCAGGCGATCGTCGTGCTCGAAGTGCAAGGCCTCGTCGAGGTGCGCCACGGCGGTGGCACCTACCTTCGCCGCGAATCGCTGGACGCGGAATCGGTCGCCGACCTGGTCGCGCGCAAGCGCCGCCTGCCGGAGGTTCTGGAGGCGCGAGAGGCGCTGGAGACCAAGCTCGCGGAGCTGGCCGCGCAGCGGCGCACCGAAGCAGACCTCGCCGAGGTCGACGCGGCGCTGGCGGACATGCGCCGCGAGATAGCCGAAGGCGGGCTCGGCAGCGAGGGGGACCGCCGGTTCCACGCCGCGATCACCGCCGCCGCGCACAGCTCGCTGCTGGGCGACTTCATGCGGACCATCTCCGCGGAGATCGCCGAGAGCCGCCAGGAGTCGCTGCGCCAACCCAACCGGCCGGGCAAATCGCTGGCCCAGCACGAACGCATCGCCGAGGCGATCCGGGCGGGCAACCCGCGCGCGGCGGTCACCGCCATGCGCCGCCACCTCCAAACGGTCAGCCGGGTCCGCCTCCTCTCCTGGGACCCCGACGCCGAACCCGCCCGCCCAGACGAGGTTTAAAGGGCACAAATTTCCACAGCACGAAACCACCGTCCGATTTGCCAGCAATTTCAATGGAAATCGAAGATCCAATTTCCATTGAAATTGCTGGCAACGAAACTAGAGTTCCGCAATGCGGTAGTTCTCTCTTCTTTGCGCTGACGACCAACCGTCGCGGTGGTGTCCCGGCGCGAAAATCCGTCCGGATGGGTGGCGGCCAGGGGTGGGCCGGTAGGCTCTGGCGGGCCTGTTCCAGCAGCTACGGAGCTTTCGACTTGATCCACCATCCGGGTTCGCAACGCGGGCGTGCCGTCGGCCGGGTGGTCCGGTGATCGGGTGGTTGCTGGCCACCGCGGGCACCGCCGCGCTCGGCAGCGTGTTCCCACTGGTCAACATCGAGCTCTACCTGCTCGGCGTGGTCTCCACCGTGGACGGCGTCAGCTGGTGGGCGTTCGGGCTGGCCGCGGCCGTCGGCCAGGTCGCCGGGAAGGCGCTGTTCTACTTGGCGGGCAAGGGCGGCTTCACGCTCGGCGAGCGGTTGCGCAAGCGCGTCGAAGCCAAGCGCCGCGGCAGGTGGTCCGCCTGGTTCGAGAAGTTCCACCAGCGGACGCAGGAACGCCCGTGGTGGGGACTGGGCGTGCTCTGCCTCAGCGCAGTCCCCGGCATCCCGCCCTACAGCCTGATGTGCTTCCTCTCCGGTGCGGCCGGCATTCCGCTGATCGGCTTCCTCGTCGCGAGCCTCGTCGGCCGCTCGCTGCACTTCCTGATCGTCGCCGGTGCGCCGGAACTGCTGCACTGGCTCCCCGCCGCGCTCGGCTCGTAACCGTGACATCCCGGCCCGGGCGACCGGGAACCCGTTGGGGCGGTCCAGCCGACATGCCAGCCGCGATCGCCAACGATGGGCACGACGCCAAGCAACGACAGCTTGATGATCCGGCTGGGCGGTCCGAACTTCGCGCAGCTGCCGGTCAACCGCCCGGTGGCCGAAGTCGCCAACAACCGGCGGGACGGCTACGGGCAGCAGCGCGTCCACAAGGGACGGACCAGCTACTTCAAGAACAGCCTCGGCCGCGGTTGCCCGGCGCTGGCCGACGAGGGTGCCTTCTCGCACTACCAGGAGAAGGTCGAGGGGCACAAATCCGCAAGCGGAGCGAGAGCTTCAAGGACTTCTACAGCCAGGCCACTCTGTTCTGAAACAGCATGGCCCACTCGGAGAAGGAGCACATCGTCGCGGCGTTCCGCTTCGAGCTCGGCAAGGTCGACCAAAAGCACGTGCGCCAGACCGTGGTGCAGCAGATCGAGCAGATCGACCACGAGCTGGCCGTGGCGGCGGCCGAAGGAATCGGGGTGGCCGCGCCGAGCGGCGGCAGGCCCAATCACGGTCGCAGCTCCCCCGCGCTGAGCCTGGCGAACTCCGCGACCGGCGACGTCGCCACCCGCCGGGTCGCGGTGCTGGTCGCCGACGGCGTGGACGCCACCGAGGTCGCCCAGATCCGGCGCGAGCTCGCCGAGCGCGGCGCGATGGCGGAGGTCCTCGGCCTGCATGACGGCAAGGTCCGCAGCACGGACTCCGACGAGGTCGAGGTCGGCCGCGCCATGAACACGATGGGCTCGGTGCTCTACGACGGGGTGATCGTTCCGGGTGGCGCGGCCGTACTCACGACGCGTGAGATGAAGCGAACGGACTGTTCGCCCGCTCTATGCTTGGGTTTTAACCTGCTTGCTTCTTTCCGGCGGGTTGCCGGGTGTCCGTTTTTTCGGTTTTTTTGCGGACGGGATGGCGTTGAGCAGGACCGGAGCGGGAGCCTGGGGGCCGCCCTGGGCCGGGCCGGGTGGGTTTCGGCACACGCGCGGGGGTCCCGAGACGATCATGGATGTGGCGAAACCCGCGGCGTACCCGGTGCGGGCTTAACGGCCGGTCTGGCTCGGGGCGTCGTTCCCAGGGACGCCGCAGGTCCGTGGTGAGGTTGCGGGCGAGTCTGAGTTGGGTGTAGGCGGCGATCGTCAGCCAGGTCCACCGGTCCTGCTGGGCGGGTGTGCGGGTTTTCGCCGCGGTCCAGCCCAAGGTCGACTTGGCAAAACGGAAGAAATGCTCGATGTCGAACCGCCGTAGGTAGACCCGCCACAGCATGTCCAGATCCAGTGGGACGCCCTCGGGGGCGGCCCACCACAGCCACAGGTCCTTGTGCGGGGCGCGTCCGTCGGGCAGGTGTTCCACGCGGACGTGCACGACCGTGCCGGTGACCACGGGTAGTTCGCTACGGTCGGCGAACCAGCCGCGGGCTTGGATCTTCGGCGACAGCCCGGACCAGGCATGCACCTCAACCCGTCCGTAGCGGTCGGTGTCCACGGTCAGCGTGGCGTCCGGGGTGTGCCAACTGGTGGGGCTGGCGCACTCGAAGCGGGCGCCGTATTTCGGTGGCCGCCCGGTCCTGCCAGGCACCCGCGGCGGCGGTGGGCGGTGAAACACCCGATCGTCACGGTCGAGACGGATCAGCAGTTGCACGTCCACATCAGACACCGCGTCGGTCATCGCGGTAGCCGGATAACCAGAGTCCATCACCACCATCGGTGGAAGGCGGCCCGCTCCACCCGTGCGCCCGGCGGCGCGCAGACGAGTAGCCAACTCCCGGATCTGGGCGGCGGTCACCGCCACGAGATCATCGTCGGGATCCATCCGGACCGCATCCACCGGCGACACCCACGACGAACGACCCCACTGGATGCCCGCAAGCCACGCATAGTTCCAGCCAGGGATCGTCTTACGGTCACCGTCACAGCGACACGACGTATGACAGTGACCGCGATCCGCCGAGCACTCCGCATCCGGTCGCGGGCACACGGTCACATCAGCGGTGAACAGAAGCGGTCCCTCGTCCGCCGCGGCAGGCAACCCATCCACCAGCACATCCCGTACCCCGGCGGCGTCGATCTCCCCGGCCGCCAACGCGTCGTACAACGCGCCATGCCCCCGCCGGAACACCGGCGACAGCGACAACTCCACCAACGAGGTCACCGGCCGCTCACCGCAGGACACCGCATCGCAGAGCTCGAACAACGCATCCGCCCGAGCCGACAGACACCGGTAAAACCCATCCCGGAACCCGGTCACAGCCCCGAACTCGACCGCCTGGCGGTCATCCTGCACACTGATCACGACAGCCCTTGGTTGATCTTCTTCTTTCGTCAGAAGCATGATCACCCAAGGGCTGTTCCCATGATCAACCGGGGCCACAACAACACCCAAAGGTTAAAACCCAAGCTATGAGCCTGTTGCAATATTACGCCCACCACGGACCGTGATCGATCGATCACGGCTGAGATGGCCACTGGCGGACAAACGGCGGCGATCGAGACTGATTTGGTACTTCGGTTCAGCCGTTTTCGCCGAAAACGCAACAGGCTCCTATCGAGGTGAACGGTCCGTTCGCTCCCAACGGATCGCATGGCAACCTGCAGCCGACCACCCAGGGTCACTTTTCGTACCGATCTGATGACGCATCGCGATGCCGATTGGGCCCCGCTGCTCGCATCTTCTACCGTGCCAGCTTGTGAACGTCTTTCGAACAATGCCCGTCGAGGACGTACTGACCCGCGGCGAGCGCAGCGGCCTGATCCGCCGGCTCACCGGGCGCGACCTGGTCGGCTTCGGCATCGGCATCATCATCGGCACCGGGGTGTTCACGCTCGCCGGGATCGAGGCCAAGGAGCACGCCGGCCCCTCTGTGGTGCTGTCGTTTGTGGTCGGCGGCATCGTCGCGGCGCTAGCCGCGTTTGCCTACGCCGAGCTCGCCTCCGCGGTGCCGACCGCGGGCAGCGCCTACACCTACGGCTACGCCACGCTCGGCGAGCTGTTCGCCTGGATCATCGGCTGGGACCTGCTGCTGGAGTTCGCGCTCGGCGCGGCGGTGGTCTCGCGCAGCTGGTCGGGCTACGTCTCGAACCTGCTCGGCCTGCCCCCGCAGTGGTTCGGCGAGGACTCGACGATCAACGTCGGCGCGATCCTGATCATCGCGATCCTCACCGTCATCGCGGTGATCGGCATCCGCGAATCGTCGTGGGTGACCAACGCGCTGGTCGTGGTCAAGGTCGCGGTGTGCGTGCTGGTGATCGTCGCAGGGCTGTTCTTCGTCCGGGGCGCCAACCTCGTGCCGTTCATCCCGCCCGCCCAGCCCGCGCCAGCCACCGCGAGTGTGCTGGAACAACCGCTGCTGCAGGCGGCGCTGGGCATGGAGCAGTCCATGTACGGCATCGGCGGCATGTTCACCGCGGCGGCGATCGTGTTCTTCGCCTACACCGGCTTCGAGGCGCTGGCCAACCTCAGCGAGGAGACCAAGCACCCGAAGCGCGACCTGCCCGTCGGGCTGCTCGGCAGCCTGATCGTGTGCACCCTGCTGTACATCGCGGTCGCGGTCGTGCTCACCGCAATGGTGGACTACCGGCAGATCGACGAGGCGGCCCCGCTGGCGGCGGCCTTCCAGACCGTCGGTCAGCCTTGGGTGGCGGCGCTGATCGCGCTCGGCGCGGTGACCGGGCTGACGTCGGTGATGATGGTCGAGCTGGTCACCATCGGCCGCATCGGCTTCGCGATGAGCCGCGACGGCCTGCTGCCGCCGAAGCTCTCCCAGGTGCACCCGAAGTGGGGCACGCCGCACCGGATGACCATCGGCGGCGCAGTGGTGATCATGCTGCTGGCCGGGTTCATCCCGATCTCGGAGCTGGCCGACATGGTCAGCATCGGCGCGCTGTCCGGCTTCGTCATCGTCGCCATCGCGGTCCCGGTGCTGCGCCGCCGCAAGCCGGAACTGCACCGCCCGTTCAGGATGCCGCTGTCGCCGGTGCTACCGATCATCACCGCCCTGGCGTGCCTGTACCTGATGTCCAACCTGGACATCATCACGTGGCTGCGCTTCGCGACCTGGCTGGTGCTGGGCCTGGTGATCTACTTCGGCTACGGCCACCGCCACGCCCGCCTGGCCAACCCCACTCCGGACGCCGCCCGCGACTAACTCCTGTCCGAACGATCCGCCATCGGCGTCCGACTGGATTCCGGGTGAAGGGCACTTTGACCGATTTTGCCGGCCAATGATGATGCCCTTCACCCGCTGCAAATCGTGCACCTCAGGCCGCGGCGAGTTCTTCGATCGCCTTGGTGCCGAGGCCGATGAGCGCGGCGAGGTTCTCCCGGCCGATGCTGAGGACGTACTCGCTGTCGCGTCCACAGTAGAGAATCACGAGATCGTTCAGTCGATCGATCTCGTACCGCATCGGCACCTCGTCCTCCATCTCAACGAACGAGTCGATGGATATCCCGGAGTAGTGAAACAGGGCCATGCTCCCGACCTTCCTCAGTGGACGACTAGTGTGACTGCTTGCAACCATACAATCGCTAAGCGCGACCGTCGCGTTTAAGATTAGGGCGACCGTCGCGTTTAGGGCAGGTCCCTGATCGGGTGTTTCGAGATCGTGGAGGTCGCCGATGGCGCGAGCCCGCCAAACCCTGGAGCGACGGCAACTCGGCCTGGCCCTGCGTCGAATCCGCGAAGAATCCGGCAAATCCCAGCAAGCGGCGGCCGAAGCGATCGGCCGGGTCCGCTCCCGCATCGTCGAGCTGGAAGACGGCAAGGGCACGCTGAGCCGAGAAGATCTTGTCAAACTGCTGGACTTCTACGGCATATCCGGAGACGAGCGCGAAACGGTTGTAGCCCTCGGTGCGCAAGCACGGAAGCGCCAGCGCGGCCGCACCTACACGGACCTGCTCCCCGGTGCCTTCCAGCGCTTTGCTGACCTCGAGGCCAGCGCCACGGAGATCAAGAGCTGCGAATCAGGAATCATTCCAGGGCTTCTGCAAGCTCCCAGTTACATCAACGCTGTCTTCGACGAGGCCGACGGAGCTTGGTGGGGTGCCGAAGACCCCGAACGCGGCCAACGCGTTGCGTTCCGACTCGAACGTCAGGCGCGAACGCTGAACCATGACACCACGAAGTCCCTCCACTTCGTGGTGTCCGAGGAAGTCCTACACGCAAAAGTCGGCGTTCCTGACGTCATGCGGGAGCAGTTGGCACACATCCTGCACTTGACAAACAGCCGGAACGACCTCGTCGTCCAGGTGCTACGACACGATGCCCAGAACCCAACGAGGGGCGGTGGGCTCACCGTCTTCGGCTTCGGGCACAGGGGAACACCGGTCGGCTTCTCGACGACGCTGTTCGGGCCTTCCACCTACTACCAAGACACCACCGACATTGCGATCATGTCTCGTGTGTTCGACCACATCCGGGCCTCGGCGCTCAGTGCGCGTGCATCCTTGCGGTTGATCGAGCAGATCTTGGAGGGCATGGAATGACGTCGCGAACTCCTCTCAACACCGACTGGTTCAAGAGCTCCCGGAGCACCGCGAGCAGTGACAACTGCGTCGAGGTCCAGTTGCTCGGCAGCGCCGTTTGCGTGCGGGACTCGAAGGCTCCCGAGGACGGCGTGTTGAGGTTTGACTCCGCCGCATGGAGCGCTTTCCTGAGTTCCTTAAAGCCTTGACATTTCCGCTGGTCAGCCGGGGAAGATTGCAACCTCAGGTCTCGAAAGGTGGCTGACCATGTCGCGACTTCAATCTGACACGGACTGGTTCAAGAGCTCCCGCAGCACCGGCGGCAGCGACAACTGCGTCGAGGTCCGGTTACTCGACAGCGTCGTCCGGGTCAGGGACTCCAAGGCTCCCGACGACGGCGTGCTGAGCTTCGGCACCGCCGCCTGGAACTCCTTCCTGACCTCCTTGAAGGCGTGACGTTTCCGCTGATCAGGCCCCGTGAGTACTTTCGGGTGCTATAGAGGCTGTTTGGGAACTCGTCCTGCCGGGCGGTTCCTGCCCGCCCCAACGGTAGTGGTCCGGTTATGGCTCGCCAACCGGTGTGAAGCGAACGGCCTGTTCACTTCGGTAGGAGCCTGTTGCAAAATTACGCCCACCACGGACCGTGATCGATCGATCACGGCTGAGATGGCCACTGGCGGACAAACGGCGGCGATCGAGACTGATTTGGTACTTCGGTTCAGCCGTTTTCGCCGAAAACGCAACAGGCTCGTAGACGACACAAACGGTCCGTTCGCTCCGTTCATCTGATGTGAATCCCGGGCTGTTGGTGTGCAGCGAACGGCCTGTTCACCTCGATAGACGACACAAACGGTCCGTTCGCTTCACGTCAGCACCTTCCCGAACAGCCGCTATATAAAGCTGCCCAACGGACTCACGGGTCTTCAGCAGCGGAAACGGTGCGCCTTGCCAGTAAGACCTCGGCGAGGGCTACGACCAGGGCGGCCGTGACGAAGCCGACCGAGACGATCAGGCCGTCCGAGATCGCCGTGTCGAAGCCGCTCGTCGTCAGGGTGCCGAAGAACAAGCCCGAGGCCGCCGCCGTGCCCACCGCCGAGCCGATGCGCTGGCCCGTCTGCTGGACTCCCGCCGCCGTCCCGCCGTGGGCGGCGTCGATCTCGCTCAGCGTCACCGTCTGGTTCGGCGAGATCACCAGGCCGCTGCCGGTTCCGGCGATCAGCAGCGGCAGGGCCGTCACCATTCCGGCCGCCTCTCCCGGATGCGTGGCCAGCAGCAGGTCCGTCGCCAGCAGGCCGAGCAGCGCCGCCGCTAAGCCGATGATCACCAATCGTCGGCCCATCCGGTGCACGATCCGGCCGCCGACGGCCGACGCCACCGCCGAGCCGACCGCGAACGGCGTCAGCGCCAGCCCGGCCTGCAGCGCCGAATAGCCGAGGCCACGCTGGAAGTACACCGCCAGCACGAAGAAGATGCTGGTGAACCCCGCGAAGTACAGCAGCCCCAGCGTTGCGCCGAACGAGTAGCTGCGGATCTTCAGCAGCCGCAGGTTCACCAGCGGCGCGCGCCCCCTCGCCCGGTACCAGTACTCCCACGCCACGAACAGCGCCAGCAGGACCGCGGCAACGATCAGCAGGAACCACGGCGCGCCATGGCCGCTCTCCTGCTCGACCAGCGGCAACAACAGGCACAGCAGGCCACCGCCGAGCAGCAGCACCCCGACCAGGTCGAGGCTGCGGGACTGTTCGCGCGCGCCGTCGCGCGGCAGCACCCGCAGCCCGTAGAGCACCGCCGCGATACCGATGGGCAGGTTCACGAAGAACACCCAGCGCCAGCCGTGCTCCTGCCCGGCGAGCTGGATGATCAGGCCGCCCAGCAGCGGGCCGATCGCCGTCGAGATGCCGACCACCGCGCCGAACAGGCCGAAAGCCTTGCCGCGCTCGCGGCCGTGGAACAGCTGCTGCATAAGGCCGAGCACCTGCGGGTTGAGCAACCCGCCGGCCACCCCCTGCAGCAGGCGGGCGATGACCAGCCACAGCGGGGTCAACGCGAATCCGGCCAGTGCGCTGGCCAGCGTGAAAGCCGCCAGCGCCAGCAGGAACATCCGGCTGCGGCCCCGGTCGTCGCCGAGCCGACCTGCCGGCACCAGGACCAGCCCGAAGGTCAGGGCGTAGCCGGAGACCACCCACGACAGCGCCGCCGCCGGCGCGTCCAGCCCCTGCTGGATCGACGGCAGCGCGACGTTGACGATGCTGACGTCGAGCAGGGTCATGAAGCCGGCGACCAGGCAGATGGCCAGCACTCGCCAGCGCCGCGCGCTCTCCTGCCCCGCGGCGGTCTTCGCCACCGGCCTGGTGCTGTTCACGAGTTCAGCTCAGCACGTTCGTTCTACGCTCGCACCATCCGAGACTCGCACCGGCATTGCGACCGACTGACTTATCAATCACAACCCACTCCATGCGCGATCGTCGCCACGGGCCATGTTAACGCGATTGGCTAGGCATGTTGCTCAAATGCGAGGCATCCCACGGCAACCCGACGGGATCGCAACACGCACAGTTCATTGCGATTCTCGCAACGTGCTGTTAGCGTTCCGTCCCGTGGAGGACACGACGGCCGCGTTGCGCCAGCGAGTGCGCGATGTGTTGCGCAAGTATCCCGGGAGCCAGCGTGCCTTCGCCGAGCGGATCGGCCTGGACCCAACGAAGCTCTCCAAGTCGCTGACCGGGACCCGCCGGTTCACCCCGGTCGAGCTCACCCGGATCGCCGAGCTCACCGGCGTCACGGTGCACTGGCTGATCTACGGCGGCGACGACATCGAGACGGTTGCCGCCGCGCCGCAGCGCACCGCGCGGCCCGGGCGCGAACCCGGCGACCTCCGCGAAGCGGGCCGGTACCAGCAGATCCTCGACGCCGCCTGGACGCTGATCGCCGAGCGCGGCTACCACTCGGTGCGGGTCGCCGACGTCGCCAAGGCCTGCGGCACCAGCGCCGCGACCATCCACTACTACTTCCCCGGCCGCAACGACCTGCTCACCGAGACCCTGCGCTACTCGGTGCGGCTGGCCTTCGACCGGCAGGTCGCCGAGCTGCACAGCATCGAGGACGCCCACGAGCGCCTGCTGCGGCTGGTGGAGCTCCAGCTGCCCACGCCGGGCCTGCTGCGCGCGGAGTGGTCGATCTGGCTGCAGGTGTGGACCGAGAGCGCCCTGAACCCAGATCTCCAGGTGCTGCACAGCGATTCCTACACGCGCTGGCACGACACGATCGCCCGCACCATCCGGCAGGGCCAGCAGCAGGGCGTGTTCACCGACACCGACGCGGAAGAGCTCACCGTGACGCTGACCGCGCTCATCGACGGGCTGGGCATCCAGGTGCTCGCCGGGCGGCCCGGCCGGTCGGTGGAGCGGATGCGGCGGGTGCTGCGCGAGTTCGTCGAGCGCGAGATCGTCCGGCATTGAAGTGAAAGAACCCACCCGGGCGCGGATTCCGGTGCGCCCGGGCGATCAGCCGCACCCACGGAAGGGAGAGCCCGATGGGCAACGAAGTGATCATCACCGCCGCGCTCACCGGCGCCGGTGACACCACCGGCAAGAGCGAGTTCGTCCCGGTCACCCCGGAGCAGATCGCCAAGTCCGCGGTGGAGGCCGCCGCGGCCGGCGCGGCCATGGTGCACATCCACGTCCGCAACATCGAGACCGGGCAGGGCTCCCGCGACGTGTCGCTCTACCGCGAGGTGGTGGAGCGGATCAAGGAGACCGGCATCGACGTGGTCATCAACCTCACCGCGGGGATGGGCGGCGACCTGGTCATCGACGTCGACGACCCGCTCAAGCCGGTGGACGGCACCGACCTGGTCAACGGCCTGGACCGGCTGCCGCACGTCGAGGAGCTGCTGCCGGACATCTGCACGCTGGACTGCGGTTCGCTGAACTTCGGGGAGGGCAGCCAGCTCTACATCTCCACCCCGGACATGCTGCGCGCCGACGCCAAGCGGATCCAGGAGCTGGGCGTCAAGCCGGAGCTGGAGATCTTCGACACCGGCAACCTGTGGTTCGCCACCAAGCTGATCGAGGAGGGGCTGATCGAGGCCCCGCCGCTGTTCCAGCTATGCGCGGGCATCCCGTGGGGCGCCCCGCCGGACCCAGGCCTGCTGCAGGCGATGGTGAACATGCTGCCCGCCGGCGCGAACTGGGCGAGCTTCGCCATCGGCCGCGACCAGCTGCGCTGGGTGGGCCTGACGGCCGCGCTGGGCGGCAACGTCCGCGTCGGCCTGGAGGACAACCTCTACCTGAGCCGTGGCGTCAAGGCCACCAACGGACAGCTGGTCGAACGCGCGGTGACGATCGTCGAGGGCATGGGCATGAGGGTCGCCACCCCGGACCAGGCCCGCGAACAGCTCGGCCTCGAGAAGCGTTGACACCAGACGTTCCGTAGGCCCTGGCGATTTCACGCGAAATCGCCATCCGTCCCCCGTGCGGACCGCCGATTTCGCGCGAAATCGCCCGCCCCACGACGCGAGCGGCTGCGGCCGCGTCGAAGACGACCTCGAAAAGGAATTCCCAAGTTGAACGAGAACACCCCCTCCCCCGCGGCGGTGCGGCGGGTCACGTGCATCGGTGCCGGTGTCATCGGCGGCGGCTGGGTCGCGCACTTCCTGGCGCGCGGCTACCAGGTGACCGCGTGGGACCCGGCCCCGGATTTCGAGGCCAAGCTGCGTCGGCTGGTCGACGCCGCGTGGCCCGCCCTGATCGAACTCGGGTTGGCCGACGGCGCCTCCCGCGACAACCTCGTCATCGCCCCGACGCTGGAAGAAGCCGTCGCCGAGGCCGACTTCGTGCAGGAGAGCGCGCCGGAAGACCTTGCGCTCAAACGGGATCTGCTGGCCCACATCGACGCGGCGACCCCGGCGGGCGTCGTGGTCTCGTCGTCCACATCCGGCTACGGCATGACCGAGATGCAGGTGGACTGCCCGACGCCGCAGCGGCTCGTGGTCGGGCACCCGTTCAACCCGCCATACCTCATCCCGCTGGTCGAGGTCGTCGGCGGCGAGCGGACCGAGCCGTGGGCGGTGCAGTGGGCAGCGGAGTTCTTCGAGGTCGCCGGCAAGTCGGTGATCACCATGGACCGCGAGGTGCCGGGCTTCATCGCCAACCGGCTGCAGGAGGCGATCTGGCGCGAGGCGCTGCACATGGTCGCCAACGGCGAGGCCACGCCGGCGCAGATCGACGCGTCGATCACCGAAGGGCCCGGCCTGCGCTGGCCGCTGCTCGGGCCGTGCCTGACCTTCCACCTTGCCGGTGGTGAGGGCGGCATGGCGCACATGCTGGACCACTTCGGCCCGTCGCTGAAGTCGCCGTGGACCCGGCTGGAGGCGCCGGAGCTCACCGACGAGCTGCGCGACGCCATGGTCAAGGGCTGTGAGGAGGCCGCCGACGGCCGCAGCATCGCCGAACTGGTCGCCGACCGCGACCTCGCGGTGATCGCCGTCATGCGTGCGATCG
This genomic interval carries:
- a CDS encoding amino acid permease → MPVEDVLTRGERSGLIRRLTGRDLVGFGIGIIIGTGVFTLAGIEAKEHAGPSVVLSFVVGGIVAALAAFAYAELASAVPTAGSAYTYGYATLGELFAWIIGWDLLLEFALGAAVVSRSWSGYVSNLLGLPPQWFGEDSTINVGAILIIAILTVIAVIGIRESSWVTNALVVVKVAVCVLVIVAGLFFVRGANLVPFIPPAQPAPATASVLEQPLLQAALGMEQSMYGIGGMFTAAAIVFFAYTGFEALANLSEETKHPKRDLPVGLLGSLIVCTLLYIAVAVVLTAMVDYRQIDEAAPLAAAFQTVGQPWVAALIALGAVTGLTSVMMVELVTIGRIGFAMSRDGLLPPKLSQVHPKWGTPHRMTIGGAVVIMLLAGFIPISELADMVSIGALSGFVIVAIAVPVLRRRKPELHRPFRMPLSPVLPIITALACLYLMSNLDIITWLRFATWLVLGLVIYFGYGHRHARLANPTPDAARD
- a CDS encoding acyl-CoA synthetase, whose amino-acid sequence is MAGAAQVLFPKLRKPDEKEALRFGPRALNYRELSEVAAAIAERVGTAKRIAVWATATPETCAAVIGGLSAGVAVVPINPKVGERELAHILGDSKPELLLAPPGFQRPEGLGDVPVHEVDLGVRGGELPSEAGEDDPALIVYTSGTTGPPKGVVLPRRAIRANLDALAEAWEWTERDVLVHALPLFHVHGLILGTLGPVRLGGTVHHLGKFSSAAVAEELAGPATMMFGVPTMYHRLAEDAERDPQIARSVGKARLLVSGSAALPAVEHERIERLTGQRVVERYGMSETIMNCGVRADGDRRPGYVGRPFAGVELKLVDEQGEEIIASDDETVGEILVRGSNLFSGYLNRPDATDAAFVEGWFRTGDVATRAPDGYIRIVGRKATDIIKSGGYKIGAGEIENCLLEHPAVAEVAVTGEPDADLGERIIAWIVRAPGQQVAEQELVDHVARLLTPHKRPREVRFLDALPRNEMGKVQKKALQHG
- a CDS encoding NF041680 family putative transposase, coding for MISVQDDRQAVEFGAVTGFRDGFYRCLSARADALFELCDAVSCGERPVTSLVELSLSPVFRRGHGALYDALAAGEIDAAGVRDVLVDGLPAAADEGPLLFTADVTVCPRPDAECSADRGHCHTSCRCDGDRKTIPGWNYAWLAGIQWGRSSWVSPVDAVRMDPDDDLVAVTAAQIRELATRLRAAGRTGGAGRLPPMVVMDSGYPATAMTDAVSDVDVQLLIRLDRDDRVFHRPPPPRVPGRTGRPPKYGARFECASPTSWHTPDATLTVDTDRYGRVEVHAWSGLSPKIQARGWFADRSELPVVTGTVVHVRVEHLPDGRAPHKDLWLWWAAPEGVPLDLDMLWRVYLRRFDIEHFFRFAKSTLGWTAAKTRTPAQQDRWTWLTIAAYTQLRLARNLTTDLRRPWERRPEPDRPLSPHRVRRGFRHIHDRLGTPARVPKPTRPGPGRPPGSRSGPAQRHPVRKKTEKTDTRQPAGKKQAG
- a CDS encoding VTT domain-containing protein, yielding MIGWLLATAGTAALGSVFPLVNIELYLLGVVSTVDGVSWWAFGLAAAVGQVAGKALFYLAGKGGFTLGERLRKRVEAKRRGRWSAWFEKFHQRTQERPWWGLGVLCLSAVPGIPPYSLMCFLSGAAGIPLIGFLVASLVGRSLHFLIVAGAPELLHWLPAALGS
- a CDS encoding FadR/GntR family transcriptional regulator, which codes for MPEALRPLARPRLYEQVVQRLREHVADSGLRVGDRLPPERELAERLGVSRASVKQAIVVLEVQGLVEVRHGGGTYLRRESLDAESVADLVARKRRLPEVLEAREALETKLAELAAQRRTEADLAEVDAALADMRREIAEGGLGSEGDRRFHAAITAAAHSSLLGDFMRTISAEIAESRQESLRQPNRPGKSLAQHERIAEAIRAGNPRAAVTAMRRHLQTVSRVRLLSWDPDAEPARPDEV